In Oryza sativa Japonica Group chromosome 11, ASM3414082v1, the following are encoded in one genomic region:
- the LOC107276338 gene encoding early nodulin-like protein 18, translating to MSIVVAVQLAAVFSMASATPAPSNATATTSHGRNTTAPPPPFGANHTVGEGAGWFFDGNANASVANYSAWAANRTFYLGDYLSFSTNTDNTVVHTTNATVYKLCGDGGAAAAAGCSGGGWKTEEAFLTVMLTAEGANYFFSDAGGGEHCRKGMRFELAVARGRGLPPVPASYYEPLSAAPPAAGCSSSMVVALAAGVAIAAILVL from the exons ATGTCCATAGTAGTAGCAGTACAACTTGCTGCCGTTTTCAGCATGGCTTCGGCGACTCCGGCTCCGAGCaatgcgacggcgacgaccagcCATGGCCGGaacacgacggcgccgccgccgccgttcggtGCCAACCACACCGTCGGCGAGGGCGCCGGCTGGTTCTTTGACGGCAATGCGAATGCTTCGGTCGCCAACTACTCCGCTTGGGCTGCCAACCGCACCTTCTACCTCGGCGACTACCTCA GTTTCAGCACCAACACGGATAACACGGTGGTGCACACCACCAACGCCACCGTCTACAAGCTctgcggcgatggcggcgcggcggcggcggccggatgcagcggcggcgggtggaagACGGAGGAGGCGTTCTTGACGGTGATGCTGACGGCGGAGGGCGCCAACTACTTCTTCTCCGACGCCGGGGGAGGCGAGCATTGCCGGAAGGGGATGCGgttcgagctcgccgtcgcgcgcggccgcggcctccCGCCGGTGCCGGCGTCGTACTACGAgccgctctccgccgcgccgccggcagccggctGTTCGTCGTCCATGGTGGTGGCGCTTGCTGCCGGTGTTGCCATTGCTGCAATACTTGTACTCTGA
- the LOC4350546 gene encoding uncharacterized protein isoform X2, with product MVILCASHIGISTTRSRFWSGWLSQNGCPRMCYHIPVNIRKLRKQNRRQRVITLSKSSALQDPVSSVKPSRLLQTDELRIFHNSVPEEIISTVRLEESDAFYMLELSTSREFSSSLLDKNAAILICIIDANGDSLLQRVPAAYCNHSAQGREAEKLLPFQSGSVDVVTFRGSKLQRIKEIWVGLESGSWRIDNLSLKVIHGQLNTPPDLEETPELKFNGLQYTFDKLSMLLGEDGASVVEARPVAVTDLTGISLSDLQEGQLSSASTASSILEMKEDGLKEYADLKQSLLLYDLAIVITGFSAFTLASNDSAALSFLVGGIGGFLYLLLLQKSVDGLPALNSPSEAGSAQPSVKGFSGIRRPWLILSLLMVAGAVALKYGAGGDKLEMTPVELFVGTAGFLANKVAIVLAAFKPLQSNLKAEDRSGD from the exons ATGGTAATCCTCTGTGCTAGCCACATTGGCATCAGTACTACCCGTTCCCGATTCTGGTCAGGATGGTTGTCGCAGAATGGCTGTCCCAGAATGTGTTATCATATCCCTGTAAATATAAGGAAACTCAGAAAGCAAAACAGACGTCAGCGGGTGATCACGTTGTCTAAAAGTTCTGCATTACAAG ATCCTGTTTCCTCTGTGAAGCCTTCACGCCTTCTGCAAACAGATGAACTACGTATATTTCACAACAGTGTACCTGAAGAGATAATTTCAACAGTCAGATTGGAAGAATCTGATGCATTCTATATGCTAGAACTTAGCACGAGCAGAGAATTTAGCTCGTCTTTGCTAGATAAGAACGCTGCCATCTTAATCTGTATAATTGATGCCAATGGTGATTCCCTGTTACAAAGAGTACCAGCAGCCTATTGTAATCATTCTGCACAAGGCAGAGAGGCCGAGAAATTGCTTCCCTTCCAAAGCGGTTCAGTTGATGTTGTCACCTTTAGAGGCTCTAAGCTGCAAAGAATTAAAGAAATCTGGGTTGGTCTTGAGTCAG GCTCATGGAGAATAGATAATTTAAGCTTGAAAGTTATCCATGGACAGTTGAATACACCTCCAGATCTGGAGGAAACACCTGAACTCAAGTTCAATGGTCTGCAGTACACATTTGACAAACTCAGCATGCTGCTTGGAGAGGATGGAGCTTCAGTTGTGGAAGCAAGACCTGTGGCTGTCACTGATCTCACGGGAATAAGCCTTTCTGATCTCCAAGAGGGGCAATTATCCTCAGCAAGCACAGCTTCAAGCATCCTTGAAATGAAAGAGGATGGCTTGAAAGAGTATGCTGACCTCAAGCAGTCGCTGCTGCTCTACGATCTTGCTATTGTGATAACAGGTTTCTCTGCCTTCACCTTGGCTTCAAATGACAGTGCTGCCCTCTCGTTCCTTGTTGGAGGCATTGGAGGATTTCTCTATCTGTTGCTGCTCCAAAAATCTGTAGACGGGTTGCCGGCGCTTAATTCACCATCAGAAGCTGGCAGTGCCCAGCCCTCTGTGAAAGGTTTCAGTGGCATAAGGAGGCCATGGTTAATATTGTCACTGTTAATGGTCGCTGGAGCTGTTGCATTGAAATATGGAGCGGGTGGTGACAAACTTGAAATGACGCCAGTCGAGCTCTTTGTTGGCACTGCAGGGTTCCTGGCGAACAAGGTTGCCATTGTTCTCGCGGCATTCAAACCCTTGCAGAGTAATTTGAAGGCTGAAGACCGATCTGGAGACTGA
- the LOC4350546 gene encoding uncharacterized protein isoform X1, giving the protein MVILCASHIGISTTRSRFWSGWLSQNGCPRMCYHIPVNIRKLRKQNRRQRVITLSKSSALQDPVSSVKPSRLLQTDELRIFHNSVPEEIISTVRLEESDAFYMLELSTSREFSSSLLDKNAAILICIIDANGDSLLQRVPAAYCNHSAQGREAEKLLPFQSGSVDVVTFRGSKLQRIKEIWVGLESGSWRIDNLSLKVIHGQLNTPPDLEETPELKFNGLQYTFDKLSMLLGEDGASVVEARPVAVTDLTGISLSDLQEGQLSSASTASSILEMKEDGLKEYADLKQSLLLYDLAIVITGFSAFTLASNDSAALSFLVGGIGGFLYLLLLQKSVDGLPALNSPSEAGSAQPSVKGFSGIRRPWLILSLLMVAGAVALKYGAGGDKLEMTPVELFVGTAGFLANKVAIVLAAFKPLQSNLKAEDRSGD; this is encoded by the exons ATGGTAATCCTCTGTGCTAGCCACATTGGCATCAGTACTACCCGTTCCCGATTCTGGTCAGGATGGTTGTCGCAGAATGGCTGTCCCAGAATGTGTTATCATATCCCTGTAAATATAAGGAAACTCAGAAAGCAAAACAGACGTCAGCGGGTGATCACGTTGTCTAAAAGTTCTGCATTACAAG ATCCTGTTTCCTCTGTGAAGCCTTCACGCCTTCTGCAAACAGATGAACTACGTATATTTCACAACAGTGTACCTGAAGAGATAATTTCAACAGTCAGATTGGAAGAATCTGATGCATTCTATATGCTAGAACTTAGCACGAGCAGAGAATTTAGCTCGTCTTTGCTAGATAAGAACGCTGCCATCTTAATCTGTATAATTGATGCCAATGGTGATTCCCTGTTACAAAGAGTACCAGCAGCCTATTGTAATCATTCTGCACAAGGCAGAGAGGCCGAGAAATTGCTTCCCTTCCAAAGCGGTTCAGTTGATGTTGTCACCTTTAGAGGCTCTAAGCTGCAAAGAATTAAAGAAATCTGGGTTGGTCTTGA GTCAGGCTCATGGAGAATAGATAATTTAAGCTTGAAAGTTATCCATGGACAGTTGAATACACCTCCAGATCTGGAGGAAACACCTGAACTCAAGTTCAATGGTCTGCAGTACACATTTGACAAACTCAGCATGCTGCTTGGAGAGGATGGAGCTTCAGTTGTGGAAGCAAGACCTGTGGCTGTCACTGATCTCACGGGAATAAGCCTTTCTGATCTCCAAGAGGGGCAATTATCCTCAGCAAGCACAGCTTCAAGCATCCTTGAAATGAAAGAGGATGGCTTGAAAGAGTATGCTGACCTCAAGCAGTCGCTGCTGCTCTACGATCTTGCTATTGTGATAACAGGTTTCTCTGCCTTCACCTTGGCTTCAAATGACAGTGCTGCCCTCTCGTTCCTTGTTGGAGGCATTGGAGGATTTCTCTATCTGTTGCTGCTCCAAAAATCTGTAGACGGGTTGCCGGCGCTTAATTCACCATCAGAAGCTGGCAGTGCCCAGCCCTCTGTGAAAGGTTTCAGTGGCATAAGGAGGCCATGGTTAATATTGTCACTGTTAATGGTCGCTGGAGCTGTTGCATTGAAATATGGAGCGGGTGGTGACAAACTTGAAATGACGCCAGTCGAGCTCTTTGTTGGCACTGCAGGGTTCCTGGCGAACAAGGTTGCCATTGTTCTCGCGGCATTCAAACCCTTGCAGAGTAATTTGAAGGCTGAAGACCGATCTGGAGACTGA
- the LOC136353984 gene encoding uncharacterized protein — MVSEPLIHGISSMEAMGKYRCGVPCSWSLDLGKATAHGTNAHNLFGEMSSQGEVSQEDLKISKAVPINSPMNKEEKMMDEALDQILEKLEQMKTKRRCNEKIDQILEKFDEIEANRRKSFEETTNIIKATTSIFNSASSSTPPTSPTPVLAKCSWACSNSASAYTTTSASHNIDVPTPTVAMGLQVSLNHGIGTTTVTPTKCLVNCFDNDTGVNHAILEESFASTTAAATMETVVSEDKACSIFINTTDLTKVMHSRCTTISLKDNIGTIQAEVAFPFPFHTLNMIAAPKEPMLVMAEKLDSIFCIKLVMPNGCLMKCLKSDKRLLAGLPKRKPWPLPWSGGVVRGGNVWHVPWSAFDSV; from the coding sequence atggtatcagagccgctGATCCATGGGATTTCAAGCATGGAGGCAATGGGGAAGTACCGCTGCGGCGTCCCGTGCAGTTGGTCATTGGATTTGGGCAAGGCTACTGCTCATGGCACCAACGCCCACAACCTGTTCGGTGAAATGTCAAGCCAAGGAGAGGTGTCCCAAGAAGATCTCAAGATATCTAAGGCCGTCCCCATCAATTCCCCCATGAACAAAGAGGAGAAAATGATGGATGAAGCTCTGGATCAGATATTGGAGAAGCTTGAACAAATGAAGACCAAGCGTAGGTGCAATGAGAAGATTGATCAGATTTTGGAGAAGTTTGACGAGATAGAAGCTAATAGGCGCAAATCATTCGAGGAGACAACTAACATCATCAAGGCGACAACCTCCATCTTCAATTCTGCATCATCTTCAACACCCCCGACCTCGCCTACTCCAGTGCTCGCCAAGTGTTCGTGGGCGTGTTCCAACAGTGCCAGTGCGTACACGACAACAAGTGCAAGCCACAACATCGATGTTCCTACTCCGACAGTCGCCATGGGCTTGCAGGTGAGTTTGAACCATGGCATTGGTACTACAACAGTGACGCCCACCAAGTGCTTGGTAAATTGCTTCGACAATGACACCGGTGTGAATCATGCCATTCTTGAGGAGTCGTTTGCTAGTACCACTGCTGCAGCCACCATGGAGACAGTGGTTAGCGAGGACAAGGCCTGCTCTATTTTCATCAATACTACTGACCTCACCAAGGTTATGCATTCAAGGTGTACGACAATCAGCCTCAAAGACAACATCGGTACTATTCAGGCCGAGGTTGCATTCCCCTTTCCGTTTCACACACTGAACATGATTGCAGCACCAAAGGAGCCCATGCTAGTCATGGCAGAAAAGCTGGATTCCATTTTCTGCATAAAATTGGTGATGCCCAACGggtgtttgatgaaatgcctCAAAAGTGACAAGAGGCTGCTGGCGGGGCTTCCCAAGAGAAAACCTTGGCCACTTCCTTGGTCAGGTGGTGTGGTTAGAGGAGGGAATGTGTGGCATGTTCCATGGTCTGCATTTGATTCCGTTTAG
- the LOC9270249 gene encoding LOW QUALITY PROTEIN: putative disease resistance protein RGA3 (The sequence of the model RefSeq protein was modified relative to this genomic sequence to represent the inferred CDS: deleted 1 base in 1 codon), which produces MAGLFATLAIRKALDKLSSILPARSLLASSSSAAAMVRQGQEQDLEDLRMLERTMHRIHATLKDAEQHWDIRDESAKLRLKELKELAYDAEDVVDEYEYEVNRCKAEALQLSASVASHKRKWQQEENEVLYHNTGMVHVPEELALKARKLIKRFHEIQYYSDNFTLSENDGERRFAPNIGTLPKTSSVIYAPKIIGREQDKDNIVEKLLSMTSDSVATPVSILAIVGMGGLGKTTLAQLVYNDSRIKGFFDMHAWVCVSEQFDPTYITKSIISSLEKDNCGLSEVCSPHETLAKRIKHKMVLLVLDDVWNERRDCWDLLCEPMNTAKLCMIIVTTRSERVAKLVQTMPNFYSLNCLSSEESWSLFKQVAFTVDNGNTPNLQEIGMSIVKKCKGLPLAIKTLASMLCYETCEQRWKDVIESELWDLEQPRNEVLPSLELSYKNMPIYLKRCFVAISLYPKDYIFDRNQVLQLWKVLDLLQSDRHNNETEIGNRYLDELVERSFLLFLLTKVDGHYYKKYLMHDLIHDLACFLSADEFFRLDDSSTSIEIPQNARYISIQNLASSEISITPLALRAIIVLPRAEVNINNSEALFSKCEKLRALVLGEGCLDQNLPALMGRLKLLRHLKLVTSFFSHSDPCWDHVDGLRGIGHLNNMLTLPPIHLRNDRIIELRSLNKLRELRIGGLGLHLTIDGAKDARLQSKRHLQLLSLDFGDCCPDHNQQVQLLESLRPHRNLGELIIMNYEGLKYPYWLGDASFSNLSQIELGYSHIQYLPTLGDLPSLVSLHIHDMMIVERIGWEFCSHFHGVKGFPSLTQLRFNWMHKWSEWSGIVDGGFPRLRTLSICHAHSLRLDNIESFPFRSLITLELDKCCCITTIPASTSLRTLRIDRRSFDLRRSSTDGPRLNRLPSLECLTVICHDTTSILLQPQHLPSLKKLNLSCEKLQYCDGLSGLTSLSVLKPWGCPKLPIHSLIPQLQLQTLDVRCSPAYNFRHFDC; this is translated from the exons ATGGCCGGACTGTTTGCCACTCTTGCCATCAGGAAGGCACTGGACAAGCTCTCCTCCATCCTGCCAGCAAGAAGCCTATTGgcatcctcctcgtcggcaGCTGCTATGGTGAGGCAAGGGCAGGAGCAAGATCTGGAGGACCTCCGGATGCTGGAGCGGACGATGCACAGGATTCACGCGACTCTGAAGGACGCGGAGCAGCACTGGGACATCCGTGATGAAAGCGCCAAGCTGCGGCTCAAGGAGCTCAAGGAGCTAGCGTATGACGCGGAGGACGTGGTGGACGAGTACGAGTACGAGGTGAACCGTTGCAAGGCTGAGGCTCTCCAGCTATCTGCAAGCGTGGCCAGCCACAAGCGTAAGTGGCAACAGGAG gaaaatgaggtCTTGTACCATAATACTGGTATGGTACATGTTCCAGAAGAGCTGGCTCTTAAAGCAAGGAAACTTATTAAGAGATTCCATGAAATCCAATATTATTCTGATAATTTTACTTTATCGGAGAATGATGGAGAGAGACGGTTTGCTCCTAATATTGGTACTCTACCCAAGACTAGCTCTGTTATATATGCACCGAAAATTATTGGAAGAGAGCAAGACAAGGACAACATTGTAGAAAAGTTGTTGTCCATGACGAGTGACAGTGTAGCTACTCCAGTTTCTATCTTGGCTATTGTCGGTATGGGTGGATTAGGCAAGACAACATTGGCACAGCTTGTATATAACGACTCAAGGATA AAGGGTTTTtttgacatgcatgcatgggtttGTGTGTCAGAGCAATTTGATCCTACTTACATAACAAAGAGCATCATAAGTTCATTAGAGAAGGATAATTGTGGTCTATCGGAAGTTTGTAGTCCTCATGAGACATTGGCAAAACGAATAAAGCACAAGATGGTTTTACTTGTGCTGGATGATGTATGGAATGAACGAAGAGATTGCTGGGATCTGTTGTGCGAACCGATGAACACAGCAAAGTTATGTATGATTATAGTAACAACCCGTAGTGAGAGAGTGGCAAAGCTTGTGCAGACAATGCCTAATTTCTACAGCCTAAACTGCCTAAGTTCTGAAGAGAGCTGGTCATTGTTTAAGCAAGTTGCTTTTACTGTTGACAATGGAAACACTCCAAACCTTCAAGAGATCGGAATGTCTATTGTTAAAAAGTGTAAGGGCTTACCTTTAGCAATTAAGACACTAGCCAGCATGTTGTGCTATGAAACATGTGAACAGAGATGGAAAGATGTCATAGAAAGCGAGTTGTGGGACTTGGAGCAACCAAGGAATGAGGTTTTGCCATCCTTGGAGTTGAGCTACAAGAACATGCCTATATACCTAAAACGATGTTTTGTTGCCATCTCTCTATATCCAAAAGACTATATATTCGATAGAAACCAGGTGCTTCAATTGTGGAAAGTACTAGACCTCCTTCAAAGTGACAGACATAATAATGAGACTGAAATTGGAAATAGATATCTCGATGAATTGGTTGAGCGGTCatttcttctatttcttctaACAAAGGTTGATGGACATTACTACAAGAAATACTTAATGCATGATCTTATTCACGATCTTGCATGCTTTCTTTCTGCAGATGAGTTCTTTAGACTTGATGATAGCAGTACATCCATTGAAATTCCACAAAATGCTCGGTACATATCTATCCAAAATTTGGCATCCAGTGAGATTTCAATCACACCACTTGCTTTGAGGGCCATCATAGTGTTGCCTAGAGCAGAAGTGAACATTAATAATTCAGAAGCATTATTTTCTAAGTGTGAAAAGTTACGAGCCCTCGTGTTAGGTGAAGGCTGTCTGGATCAAAACTTACCTGCCTTAATGGGAAGGTTGAAATTACTACGCCATTTGAAACTTGTCACAAGCTTCTTTAGTCACTCTGATCCATGCTGGGACCACGTTGATGGACTACGTGGAATTGGGCACCTAAATAACATGCTTACTTTGCCTCCAATTCATCTGAGAAATGATCGAATAATAGAGCTAAGGAGCTTGAACAAGCTAAGGGAGTTGAGAATAGGTGGGTTGGGACTGCACTTGACTATCGATGGAGCAAAGGATGCTAGGCTACAGAGCAAAAGGCACCTACAATTACTAAGCTTGGATTTTGGAGATTGCTGTCCAGATCACAACCAACAAGTGCAGCTACTTGAGAGCCTGCGACCACATCGCAACCTCGGAGAATTGATAATAATGAACTACGAGGGTCTGAAGTATCCCTATTGGTTGGGCGATGCTTCCTTTTCCAACTTGTCTCAAATAGAACTCGGTTATTCTCACATTCAGTACCTTCCAACGCTCGGTGATCTTCCGTCCCTCGTGTCCCTCCATATCCATGACATGATGATTGTCGAGCGAATTGGCTGGGAGTTTTGCAGCCATTTTCATGGTGTTAAGGGATTCCCATCATTGACACAGTTGAGATTCAATTGGATGCATAAGTGGTCAGAATGGTCTGGAATTGTTGACGGTGGATTTCCACGCCTGCGCACTCTTTCGATCTGCCATGCCCACAGTCTAAGGCTTGATAACATTGAATCATTTCCGTTCAGATCCTTGATAACTCTCGAACTGGACAAATGCTGCTGCATCACAACCATTCCTGCATCGACTTCACTACGCACGCTGCGCATTGATCGGCGGAGCTTTGACTTGCGCAGAAGCTCAACTGATGGTCCGCGGCTGAATCGCCTCCCGTCCTTGGAGTGTTTAACAGTCATCTGCCATGACACCACAAGCATCCTTCTTCAGCCACAGCACCTGCCTTCACTCAAGAAGCTCAACTTGAGCTGCGAAAAACTGCAGTACTGCGATGGACTTTCAGGCCTCACTTCCCTCTCGGTGCTCAAGCCTTGGGGATGCCCAAAGCTCCCAATTCATAGTTTGATCCCACAGCTGCAGCTACAGACTCTGGATGTTCGTTGCTCACCAG CTTACAATTTCAGGCACTTTGATtgttaa